The following DNA comes from Sphingomonas flavescens.
CTCGTTCGATCAGCAGTTAAGCGCCTTTGAACCGTCCGTGGCTTTACGCAAGCCTGAACGTCAGTCGGCTTCGGCCAGTGCTTCCAGCATGGCTGCGCCATAACGCTCGAGCTTGGCCGCACCGACGCCCTGGACTTTGCTCAGCTCGTGTAGGTCGCGCGGTTTGCGCGTGGCGATCTCACGCAAGGTCGAATCGTGAAACACAACGTATGGGGGCACGCCGCTCTCGGCTGCGAGTTTGCGGCGTGTTTCGCGCAGCCGATCGAACAAAGGATCGGCGGGACCGTCATAACGATTGCGAGAGGAGCGGCGTCGGGCGGGCGGAACGGCAATCGTCAGCTGCTGCTCACCTTTCAGGATCGGCTTGGCGCCGGGACCGAAGCTAAGGCCGCCGTAAGCATCGGCACGCAAAGCATCGCGGGCGATTAGCGCGCGTGCGACAGGCCGGATCAGCGTCAGCTCTTCCGCGTTGGCGATGCCGAACACCGACAGCCGGTCGTGGCCGAAGCTGCGCACCTTTTCGCTGTCCTTCCCGGCCAGCACATCGGCCAGGTGCCCAACGCCGAACCGCATTTCCGTGCGGAAGGCTGCGGACAGCAGCTTCCGCGCAATCTCAGTAACATCGACCGTCGCCGGCGGGTCGAGGCAGTTGTCGCAATTGCCACAGCGCTCGGGCGGATCCTCGCCGAAGTGGCGGAGCAGGATTGCGCGTCGGCAGCTTGGCGTTTCGACGAGCGCTGCCAGCGCGTTCAGCCGGTCGCGCTCGCCGGCGCGGCGATCGGGTTCGACTTCGGTTTCGATGCGCTGCCGGGCCCGTGCGAAGTCCTCGGCGCCCCAGAACAGCCAGGCCTCGGCCGGATCGCCGTCGCGACCGGCGCGGCCCGTCTCCTGATAATAAGCCTCGATAGACTTGGGGATGCCGGCGTGCGCGACGAATCGGACGTCGGGCTTGTCGATGCCCATCCCGAACGCGACCGTTGCCGCTATCACCATCTCCTCGGACTCGACGAACGCCGCCTGATTGCGCGCGCGAACCGGCGGTTCGAGGCCGGCGTGGTAGGGCAGCGCAGGGCGCCCGGTCGCAGCAATTTGCTCGGCAATCCGCTCGGTCTTGTCGCGGCTCGGGGCGTAGATGATGCCCGATCCCGGCTGCTGCGCGAGCAGAGCCTTGAGCTGCCCCGCAAGGCCGTCGCGCGGACGGATATTGTAGCGGATGTTCGGGCGGTCGAAGCCCGCAATGACGAGGCCGTCCTCCGGGATGCCGAGCTGCGTCAGGATATCGGCGCGCGTCCGCCTGTCTGCCGTTGCTGTGAGAGCCAACCGCGGCACGTCCGCATTGTCGTCGAGCAGCGGACGCAGCGCACGATAATCCGGCCGGAAATCGTGACCCCATTCACTGACGCAATGCGCCTCGTCGATGGCGATCAGCGACAGGTTCACGCGGCTAAGCAGACGGCGAAACGCGTCGCCGGTCGCGCGCTCGGGAGCTACGTACAGAAGGTCAAGCTCGCCCGACTTAAACCGTTCGACCGTCTGCTCACGGTTCGCATCGGCGGATGTCAGTGATGCTGCCTTCAGCCCGATGGCGTTCGCGCTGCGGATCTGGTCGTGCATCAACGCGATCAGCGGGGAGACGACCAGCGCCGTGCCCTCTCGCGCGATGGCGGGAAGCTGGTAGCACAGCGACTTGCCCGCGCCGGTCGGCATCACAGCCAGCGTATGCTGCCCGTGCATGACGCGATCCACGACGTCTTCCTGCACGCCGCGAAAATGGTCGAAGCCGAAAACGCTTTTGAGGATGTCGTGGGTGGAGGTCATCAACGCTAAGTCCGGCGAGTAGCGTTGCGCGCCAGCGCGGGCTAGCCTCGTCCAATGCACAATTTCCTGTTCAGCCGCCGCTCACTCCTTGGCACGGGGAGCGCGGCGTTGCTGCTCCCCGGCGCGGCCGCATCGGCCAAGCCGGCCCACTGGCGCGCGTTCGGCGAGGATGTGCGCAATGAAATGCGCTGGGCCTGGCGCAATTATCGCGAGCACGCCTGGGGCAAGGATCAGATTAAGCCGATCAGCGGAGGCAACGAAAGCTTCCCGCTCAAGAACCATCACCTCGGCCTGTCGCTCATCGAAGCACTCGACACCTTGTGGATCATGGGGCTGGACGAGGAATTCCGCGACGGCGTCGATTGGGTGAAAGCCAATCTGGATTTCGACGTCGATGGCGAAGTGTCGGTGTTCGAAACGTCGATCCGCCTGGTCGGCGGGCTACTGTCGGCGCATCATTGCAGCGGCGATAAGGTGCTGCTGGCCAAGGCGAAAGACCTCGCAGACCGCCTGTTGCCGAGCTTCAACGCCTCACCGCTCGGCATTCCGCACCGCTACATCAACTTGCGCACCGGCGCGCTGCGTGGACCCGTCACCAACCCGGCCGAGACCGGCACCTTCATCCCCGAATTCGGCTATCTCAGCCGCCACACCGGCGACGACCGGTTTCGCGCCGCCGCCAAGCGCGCGTTGGTGTCGATGTTCGAACGGCGATCCAAGATCGGCCTTCTCGCCGACAGCATCGACTGCATGACCGGCGAATGGAAAAGCCGGCGCGCGACGATCGGCCCTCCGTCGGACAGCTATTACGAATATCTGTGGGACGGCTGGGACCGGCTCGGCGACCGCGACTGCCTGCGCATGTACCGCGCGTGCACGGCAGCGATCCTGAAGCATCAGTCGCGGCGGCAAGGCGCGGATCTTTGGTTTGCAAATGTCGATTTCGAAACCGGCCAGCCGCTCGATGCCGAGCAGGACGAGCTAGGCTCCTTCTATGGCGGCCTGCTCGCGCAAGGCGGCGAGCGCGCGGCGGGCGTGGCGCATACGCGCACCTGGGCGAGGGTTCAGGCGCGCTACGGCATCCTGCCGGAAAGCATCGACTCCACGGACATGCGCGCGCTGAGCAAGACCAACGACCTGCGGCCCGAGCTCGCCGATGCCGCGTTCAACCACTGGCTGCTCGACCGCCGCGAGGAATGGCG
Coding sequences within:
- a CDS encoding glycoside hydrolase family 47 protein; translated protein: MHNFLFSRRSLLGTGSAALLLPGAAASAKPAHWRAFGEDVRNEMRWAWRNYREHAWGKDQIKPISGGNESFPLKNHHLGLSLIEALDTLWIMGLDEEFRDGVDWVKANLDFDVDGEVSVFETSIRLVGGLLSAHHCSGDKVLLAKAKDLADRLLPSFNASPLGIPHRYINLRTGALRGPVTNPAETGTFIPEFGYLSRHTGDDRFRAAAKRALVSMFERRSKIGLLADSIDCMTGEWKSRRATIGPPSDSYYEYLWDGWDRLGDRDCLRMYRACTAAILKHQSRRQGADLWFANVDFETGQPLDAEQDELGSFYGGLLAQGGERAAGVAHTRTWARVQARYGILPESIDSTDMRALSKTNDLRPELADAAFNHWLLDRREEWRHLVRDHYLAMRRWSRARYGYADLADVTTKTQSDHNPGYWWSEQMKYYYLIFADTPRVDYRKLYLSTEGNILRGARRR
- the recQ gene encoding DNA helicase RecQ; translated protein: MTSTHDILKSVFGFDHFRGVQEDVVDRVMHGQHTLAVMPTGAGKSLCYQLPAIAREGTALVVSPLIALMHDQIRSANAIGLKAASLTSADANREQTVERFKSGELDLLYVAPERATGDAFRRLLSRVNLSLIAIDEAHCVSEWGHDFRPDYRALRPLLDDNADVPRLALTATADRRTRADILTQLGIPEDGLVIAGFDRPNIRYNIRPRDGLAGQLKALLAQQPGSGIIYAPSRDKTERIAEQIAATGRPALPYHAGLEPPVRARNQAAFVESEEMVIAATVAFGMGIDKPDVRFVAHAGIPKSIEAYYQETGRAGRDGDPAEAWLFWGAEDFARARQRIETEVEPDRRAGERDRLNALAALVETPSCRRAILLRHFGEDPPERCGNCDNCLDPPATVDVTEIARKLLSAAFRTEMRFGVGHLADVLAGKDSEKVRSFGHDRLSVFGIANAEELTLIRPVARALIARDALRADAYGGLSFGPGAKPILKGEQQLTIAVPPARRRSSRNRYDGPADPLFDRLRETRRKLAAESGVPPYVVFHDSTLREIATRKPRDLHELSKVQGVGAAKLERYGAAMLEALAEAD